The genomic segment TACCAGTTCGCCGCGGCCGGCGACCTGGCCTTCCCGGCGATCAACGTCAACGACTCGGTCACCAAGTCCAAGTTCGACAACAAGTACGGCACCCGGCACTCGCTGCTCGACGGCATCAACCGCGGCACCGACGCGCTGATCGGCGGCAAGAACGTGCTGATCTGCGGCTTCGGCGACGTGGGTAAGGGCTGCGCCGAGGCCGCCAAGGGCCAGGGCGCGCGGGTGTCCGTCACCGAGATCGACCCGATCAATGCCCTGCAGGCGTTGATGGAGGGCTTCGACGTGGTGACCGTCGAGGACGCCATCGCCGACGCCGACATCGTCGTCACCGCGACCGGTAACAAGGACATCATCTCGCTGGACCACATGAAGGCGATGAAGGACCACGCCATCCTGGGCAACATCGGCCACTTCGACAACGAGATCGACATGGCCGCCCTGGAGCGCTCTGGCGCGACCAAGCTCAACATCAAGCCGCAGGTCGATCTGTGGACGTTCGGGGAGTCCGGCAAGGCCATCATCGTGCTCTCCGAGGGCCGGCTGCTGAACCTGGGTAACGCCACCGGCCACCCGTCGTTCGTGATGAGCAACAGCTTCGCCAACCAGACGATCGCGCAGATCGAGCTGTGGACGAAGAACGACGAGTACGACAACGAGGTCTACCGGTTGCCCAAGCACCTCGACGAGAAGGTGGCTCGCATCCACGTCGAGGCGCTCGGCGGTCAGCTGACCAAGCTGACCAAGGACCAAGCCGAGTACCTGGGCGTCGACGTCGAGGGCCCGTTCAAGCCGGACCACTACCGCTACTGAGCTGTTGCGGGGCCGATAGGCTCGCGCCGTGCTGATCGCGATCGAGGGCGTCGACGGCTCCGGCAAGCGGACGCTGACCGACGGCTTGCGCCAGGCCTTCGAAGCCGCCGGCAAGACGGTGGCCACGATGGCCTTCCCCCGGTACGGGCAGTCGGTGATCGCCGACATCGCGGCGGAGGCGCTGCACGGCGAGCACGGTGACCTCGCGACCTCGGTCTACGCGATGGCGATGCTGTTCGCGCTGGACCGGGCCGCGGCGGTCGACGACATCGAGGAGCTGCGTGGCGGCAACGACGTGCTGATTCTCGATCGCTACGTCGCCTCCAACGCGGCCTACAGCGCCGCGCGCCTGCACGAGGACGCCTCCGGAGACGCTGCATCCTGGGTCTACGCGTTGGAGTTCCAGCGGCTCGGGCTGCCCACGCCGGATTGTCAGGTGCTGCTCGGGGTGTCCGCCGAGCTCGCCGGGGAGCGGGCCCGGCGCCGGGCGGAGTCCGATCCCGGCCGCCCCCGCGACAGCTACGAGCGCGACGACGGGCTTCAGCAGCGCACCCGTGCGGTGTACGCCGGGCTGGCCGACGCGGGCTGGGGCGGACGATGGCTGGTGGTCGACGCCGACGTCGATCCGGCGCGGCTGGCGGCCGATCTGACCGTGGAATGAGCCCGGTATAGGCCCCGAATAGCACAAATTTGTCACGAATTGCCCCTATAGAAGACGAAACGCCCGTGTGGTGCCCGAGTTTTGTCCCGATCTGGTGACACCATGGACTCCATGAGGCAAAGGATCTTGGTCGTCGACGACGACGCTTCGCTCGCGGAGATGCTGACCATCGTTCTTCGTGGGGAGGGCTTCGACACTGCGGTCATCGGTGATGGCACGCAGGCTCTGACCGCGGTGCGCGAGCTGCGGCCCGACCTGGTGCTGCTTGACCTGATGTTGCCCGGTATGAACGGCATCGACGTGTGCCGGGTGTTGCGCGCCGATTCCGGCGTTCCGATCGTGATGCTGACCGCCAAGACCGACACCGTGGATGTGGTGCTCGGCCTGGAGTCCGGCGCCGACGACTACATCATGAAGCCGTTCAAGCCCAAGGAGCTGGTGGCCCGGGTGCGGGCGCGGCTGCGGCGCAACGACGACGAGCCGGCCGAGATGCTCTCCATCGCCGACGTCGAGATCGACGTGCCGGCGCACAAGGTCACCCGCAACGGCGAGCAGATCTCGCTGACCCCGCTGGAGTTCGACCTGCTGGTCGCGCTGGCACGCAAACCGCGCCAGGTGTTTACTCGTGATGTACTGCTCGAACAGGTGTGGGGCTACCGGCACCCAGCGGACACCCGCTTGGTGAATGTGCACGTCCAGCGCCTGCGGGCCAAGGTCGAGAAAGACCCCGAGAACCCGACTGTGGTGTTGACCGTTCGAGGAGTGGGTTACAAGGCCGGACCTCCGTGATCCGCGGCGGCGCCGGTGTAAGACATCACGATGCTGAGGAGCGCCGCCATTGATCTGGGGCTCGCGGCGACGTATTCACGGTCACCGCTGGGGACGCACCGGTCCCATGACTCGGGGCATGAGTGCGTTGAGTCGAGCCGTCGGCATTGCCTGGCGCCGCTCGCTGCAGCTGCGAGTCGTGGCGTTGACTCTTGGGCTGTCGTTGGCGGTGATCCTGGCGCTCGGCTTCGTGCTGACCAGCCAGGTCACCAACCGCGTTCTTGACGTCAAGGTCAAGGCGGGTATCGAACAGATCGAGCGGGCGCGCGGCACCGTCGGCGGGATCGTCAACGGTGAGGAGACCCGCTCGCTGGACAGCAGCTTGCAGCTGGCCCGCAACACGTTGACCTCGAAAACCGATCCGGCGTCTGGTCCCGGCCTTGCCGGGGCGTTCGACGTGGTGCTGATGGTGCCCGGTGACGGCCCGCGCGCCGCGACCGCCGCCGGACCGGTCGACCAGGTGCCCGCCTCGTTGCGTGGCTTCGTCAAGGCGGGGCAGGCGGCCTACCAGTACGCCACGGTGCACACCGAAGGCTTTTCGGGACCGGCGCTGATCGTCGGCACCCCGGCGTCGTCGCAGGTGGCCAACCTCGAGCTGTACCTGATCTTCCCGCTGGCCAGTGAGCAAGCCACGATCAGGCTGGTGCGCGGCACGATGATCACCGGTGGCGCGGTGCTGCTGGTACTGCTGGCCGGAATCGCGCTGCTGGTATCGCGGCAGGTGGTGGTGCCGGTGCGGTCGGCGTCGCGGATCGCCGAACGGTTCGCCGAGGGGCATCTGTCCGAACGCATGCCGGTACGCGGTGAAGACGACATGGCGCGGCTGGCGGTGTCGTTCAACGATATGGCCGAGAGTTTGTCGCGGCAGATCACTCAGCTCGAGGAGTTCGGCAACCTGCAGCGCCGGTTCACCTCCGATGTCAGCCACGAACTTCGTACGCCGCTGACCACGGTTCGAATGGCCGCCGACTTGATCTACGATCACAGCTCCGAGCTGGACCCCACCCTGCAGCGCTCCACGGAGCTGATGGTCAACGAGCTCGATCGCTTCGAGTCGCTGCTCAACGACCTGCTGGAAATTTCCCGGCACGACGCCGGTGTGGCCGAATTGTCCGTGGAGGCAGTCGATTTGCGCACCACGGTGCGCAGCGCGCTGGGCAATGTCGGCCACCTTTCCGAGGATGCCGGCGTCGAGTTGCTGGTGGACATGCCGTCCGAAGAGGTGATCGCCGAAGTCGATCCGCGGCGGGTGGAGCGGATCCTGCGCAATCTGATCGCCAACGCCATCGACCATGCCGAGCACAAACCGGTGCGCATCCGGATGGGCGTCGACGAAGACACCGTCGCCGTCACCGTCCGCGACTACGGGGTGGGGCTGCGGCCCGGCGAGGAGAAGCTGGTGTTCAGCCGGTTCTGGCGCTCGGACCCGTCGCGGGTGCGGCGCTCCGGTGGAACCGGGCTGGGTCTTGCGATCAGCGTCGAGGACGCGCGCCTGCACCAGGGCCGGCTGGAGGCGTGGGGTGAGCCCGGTCAGGGCGCCTGCTTCCGGCTGACGCTTCCGCTGGTCCGCGGCCACAAGGTCACCACCAGCCCGTTGCCGATGAAGCCGATCCCACAGCCGGCGCCGCCGGCCGGGGAGCCCGGGCAATCGGCCGGCAAAGAGCGTTCGCGCCAACATGAGCACGCCGAAAGGGGCGCGTGATGCGGCGGGAGCTGGATTGCCCGGCTCCTCAGCGGGCCGTTTCGGCCCGCATCGTCGTCGGGCGGAAGCTCCTCGTCGCGCTGCTGGCGGTGCTGCTCGCCGGCTGCGCGGGGATTCCCAGTACCTCGGCGCCACAGGCCATCGGCACCGTCGAGCGGCCCGCACCGTCGAATCTGCCCAAGCCGACCCCCGGCATGGATCCCGACGTCTTGCTGCGCGAATTCCTCAAGGCCACAGCCGATCCGGCGAACCGGCATCTAGCGGCGCGGCAGTTCCTCACCCAGTCGGCATCCAATGCCTGGGACGACGCCGGTAGCGCACTGCTCATCGACCACGTGGTGTTCGTCGAAACCCGTGGTGCAGAACGTGTTTCGGCGACGATGCGGGCCGACATCCTGGGCTCGCTGTCCGACGTCGGGGTGTTCGAAACGGCCGAGGGTGTGCTGCCCGACCCCGGGCCGATCGAGCTGGTCAAGACGTCCGGTGGCTGGCGAATCGACAAGCTGCCCAACGGTGTTTTCCTGGACTGGCAACAGTTTCAATCCACCTACAAGCGCAATACGCTCTACTTCGCCGACCCGACCGGTAAGACGGTGGTGCCCGATCCGCGCTATGTCGCGGTCTCCGATCACGATCAGCTGCCCACCGAACTCATCTCCAAGCTGCTGGCGGGGCCCCGGCCCGAGATGGCGCACACGGTTCGCAACCTGCTCGCCCCGCCGCTGCGCCTGCGCGGGCCGGTGACCCGGGCCGACGGCGGCAAGAACGGGATCGGGCGAGGCTACGGCGGCGCGCGCATCGATTTGCAGAAGCTGTCCACCACCGATCCGCACAGTAGGCAATTGCTTGCCGCACAGATCATTTGGACGCTGGCCAGAGCCGACATCAGAGGTCCGTATGTGATCTATGCCGACGGCGCACCGCTGGACGACAGGTTCGCCGAAGGGTGGACGACCTCCGACGTCGCCGCCACCGACCCGGGTGCGGCCGACGGTGCCGGAGCGGGGTTGCACGCGCTGATCAACGGATCGCTGGTCGGCCTGGACGGGCAGCGGACCACCACGGTGAACGGCGCATTCGGCCGGATGGGCGATCAGACGCTCGCGGCGCTATCCCGCAGCGGCCGGCAGGTGGCGTCCGTGGTCACGCTGCACCGCGGCGCCCCGGACATGGCCGAGTCGCTGTGGATCGGTGATCTCGGTGGTGAGGCGGTGCAATCCGCCGACGGACACAGCCTGACGCGCCCCAGCTGGGCGCTGGACGACGCGGTCTGGGTGGTGGTGGACGGCAATAACGTGCTGCGGGCCATCCAGGAGCCGGCATCCGGGCAACCCGCTCGCCTGCCGGTGGATTCCGGGGCGGTGGCGAGCAAGTTTCCGGGCCCGATCAGCGACCTGCAATTGTCTCGCGACGGCACGCGGGCCGCGATGGTGATCGGCGGCATGGTCGTTCTCGCCGGTGTGGAGCAGACGCAGGCCGGGCAATATGCGCTGACCTATCCCCGGCGGTTGGGTTTCGGGCTGGGCAATTCGGTGGTGTCCCTGTACTGGCGCACCGGCGACGACATGGTGGTGACCCGCAACGACCTCGCCCATCCGGTCTCGTACGTGAACCTCGACGGGGTGAACTCCGACGCCCCCGCACACGGTCTGCAGATTCCGTTGACCGCGATCGCGGCCAACCCGTCGACCGTCTACGTCGCGGCACCGCAAGGCGTGCTGCAGTATTCGGCGTCCGCGCCGGAAAGCCAGCAGACCTGGTCGGACGTGCCGGGTTTGATGACCGGTGGCGCCGCTCCGGTGCTGCCGGGGTAACGCTAGACCTTCGTCGCGATCTGCAAGGCGACGTCGCCGCGGCTCAGGCCGACGGCCGTTGATGTCACCCCCGCCGGAGACACTGGGGCCGTGCTCGACTTGATCCTGCCGCTGGAGTGCGGCGGCTGCCGGACGGCGTCGACTCGCTGGTGCGACGCGTGCGCCATGGAGCTTCTCGTCAAGCCCGACGAGCCGCACCTGGCCAGTCCGCGCATCGACCCGCAGGTACCCGTGTTCGCACTCGGGCGGTACGCCGGCGCCCGTCGTCAGGCGATTCTGGCGCTGAAAGAGCAGGGCCGCCGCGATCTCGTCGCGCCGCTGGCCCGCGCGCTGGCCGTGGGTGTTCACCGGCTGCTCGCCTGGGGCATCGTCGATACCCCGTTGACCGTCGTGCCCGCGCCCACCCGGCGCGCGGCGGCACGCCGGCGCGGCGGCGACCCGGTCGCCCGTCTGGCGCAAGCCGCCGTGGGCCGGCATCCGGACGTCACCGTCGCCGCGGCGTTGCGCATGAACGCGCTGACCCGCGACTCGGTGGGTCTCGGCACCGCCGAGCGCGAGCGCAACGTCGCCGGCCGGGTGCTGCTGAATGGGCGGTTGCCGCGCACCGAGGTGCTGCTCGTCGACGACATCGTCACCACCGGCGCGACCGCGGGTGAGTCGGTCCGGGTCCTGTCGGCGGCCGGAGTGCGGGTGGCGGCGGTGCTGGCGATCGCGGTCGCCTGAATCGGCGAATCTCGGGCTAAACCAGTGAAATTGCCAAGAAGACGTGAAGAACTCGCTACGGGTTCGTCAAATCGGTGGCACGGCGAGGCGAACACGAGCTAACGTCGAGGACAACCTTCAACAACTCTTCGGGACCTACTGGTTCCGACTCACTGGTCGTGATTTCCCAGGTTGAGACGGCACGTGCGGAGGGGGTGAGTATTCGACACCTTGCGACGGCGGGCTGCCTGCGGCGGTGATTTCCGCAAACCGTTTCCACCCCGTCGAAGCTTCTTGTAGAAAGCCGGCACGCAGGGCGCGTGCGACGTGAAAAGAGAAATGAGTTGTCACGTATGTCAAGGCTCACCGTGGATTCCACTCAGCTCCTGGACGAACCACCGGCAAGGATCGATGCGCAGGAACCGACCACCACCGCCGAGGTTGTGTTCAAGGGTCGCAACGTCGAGATTCCCGATCACTTCCGCGTTTACGTCTCGCAGAAACTCGCCCGCTTGGAACGGTTCGACAAGACCATCTACCTTTTCGATGTCGAGCTCAAGCACGAACGCAACCGTCGCCAACGTAAGTCCTGTCAGCGCGTGGAGATCACCGCGCGGGGCCGTGGGCCGGTAGTCCGTGGCGAGGCGTGCGCCGACAGCTTCTATTCCGCGCTGGAGTCCGCGGTAGTCCGGCTGGAAAGCCGGCTGCGCCGCGGCAAGGACCGCCGCAAGGTGCACTACGGCGAAAAGACCCCGGTTTCGCTGGCCGAGGCCACCGCGGTGGCCCCGCCGGAGAGGGCTTTCCGCAACAACCACGCGCCCGCCGAGCCGCATCAACACGACGCCGGCGACGACGACCGAGACCATCAGCCGGGTCGGGTGGTGCGTACCAAGGAACACCAGGCCACGCCGATGTCGGTCGACGACGCGCTCTACGAGATGGAGCTCGTCGGACACGACTTCTTCTTGTTCTACGACAAGCAGACCGAGCGGCCATCCGTCGTCTATCGCCGTCACGCCTATGACTACGGACTGATCAGGCTCTCCTGAGGATCAGCGGCCATCAGCTGGTCGTCCCCTACGATGGGAGTCGCCTTACTAAAGACTCCTACCCACAGGGGACCTAGCTGTGCTGTCGAAGCTGCTGCGCCTTGGTGAAGGTCGCATGGTCAAGCGCCTCAAGCGCGTGGCCGACTATGTCAACACGTTGTCCGACGACGTCGAGAAACTCACCGATGCGGAGCTGAGGGCCAAGACTGACGAGTTCCGTAACCGGCTCAATGACGGCGAAACCCTCGATGACCTGCTGCCCGAGGCCTTCGCGGTGGCCC from the Mycobacterium lentiflavum genome contains:
- the mtrB gene encoding MtrAB system histidine kinase MtrB, with product MIWGSRRRIHGHRWGRTGPMTRGMSALSRAVGIAWRRSLQLRVVALTLGLSLAVILALGFVLTSQVTNRVLDVKVKAGIEQIERARGTVGGIVNGEETRSLDSSLQLARNTLTSKTDPASGPGLAGAFDVVLMVPGDGPRAATAAGPVDQVPASLRGFVKAGQAAYQYATVHTEGFSGPALIVGTPASSQVANLELYLIFPLASEQATIRLVRGTMITGGAVLLVLLAGIALLVSRQVVVPVRSASRIAERFAEGHLSERMPVRGEDDMARLAVSFNDMAESLSRQITQLEEFGNLQRRFTSDVSHELRTPLTTVRMAADLIYDHSSELDPTLQRSTELMVNELDRFESLLNDLLEISRHDAGVAELSVEAVDLRTTVRSALGNVGHLSEDAGVELLVDMPSEEVIAEVDPRRVERILRNLIANAIDHAEHKPVRIRMGVDEDTVAVTVRDYGVGLRPGEEKLVFSRFWRSDPSRVRRSGGTGLGLAISVEDARLHQGRLEAWGEPGQGACFRLTLPLVRGHKVTTSPLPMKPIPQPAPPAGEPGQSAGKERSRQHEHAERGA
- a CDS encoding ComF family protein, which translates into the protein MLDLILPLECGGCRTASTRWCDACAMELLVKPDEPHLASPRIDPQVPVFALGRYAGARRQAILALKEQGRRDLVAPLARALAVGVHRLLAWGIVDTPLTVVPAPTRRAAARRRGGDPVARLAQAAVGRHPDVTVAAALRMNALTRDSVGLGTAERERNVAGRVLLNGRLPRTEVLLVDDIVTTGATAGESVRVLSAAGVRVAAVLAIAVA
- a CDS encoding dTMP kinase: MLIAIEGVDGSGKRTLTDGLRQAFEAAGKTVATMAFPRYGQSVIADIAAEALHGEHGDLATSVYAMAMLFALDRAAAVDDIEELRGGNDVLILDRYVASNAAYSAARLHEDASGDAASWVYALEFQRLGLPTPDCQVLLGVSAELAGERARRRAESDPGRPRDSYERDDGLQQRTRAVYAGLADAGWGGRWLVVDADVDPARLAADLTVE
- the ahcY gene encoding adenosylhomocysteinase; the protein is MTLTPDVVNGIDFKIADLSLAEFGRKELDLAEYEMPGLMSLRREYAEVQPLKGARISGSLHMTVQTAVLIETLTSLGAEVRWASCNIFSTQDHAAAAVVVGPHGTPEEPKGVPVFAWKGESLEEYWWCAEQMLTWPGEPANMILDDGGDATMMVLRGAQYEKAGVVPPAEDDDSAEWKVFLGVLRSRFESDKTKWTKIAESVKGVTEETTTGVLRLYQFAAAGDLAFPAINVNDSVTKSKFDNKYGTRHSLLDGINRGTDALIGGKNVLICGFGDVGKGCAEAAKGQGARVSVTEIDPINALQALMEGFDVVTVEDAIADADIVVTATGNKDIISLDHMKAMKDHAILGNIGHFDNEIDMAALERSGATKLNIKPQVDLWTFGESGKAIIVLSEGRLLNLGNATGHPSFVMSNSFANQTIAQIELWTKNDEYDNEVYRLPKHLDEKVARIHVEALGGQLTKLTKDQAEYLGVDVEGPFKPDHYRY
- the mtrA gene encoding two-component system response regulator MtrA, encoding MDSMRQRILVVDDDASLAEMLTIVLRGEGFDTAVIGDGTQALTAVRELRPDLVLLDLMLPGMNGIDVCRVLRADSGVPIVMLTAKTDTVDVVLGLESGADDYIMKPFKPKELVARVRARLRRNDDEPAEMLSIADVEIDVPAHKVTRNGEQISLTPLEFDLLVALARKPRQVFTRDVLLEQVWGYRHPADTRLVNVHVQRLRAKVEKDPENPTVVLTVRGVGYKAGPP
- the hpf gene encoding ribosome hibernation-promoting factor, HPF/YfiA family codes for the protein MDSTQLLDEPPARIDAQEPTTTAEVVFKGRNVEIPDHFRVYVSQKLARLERFDKTIYLFDVELKHERNRRQRKSCQRVEITARGRGPVVRGEACADSFYSALESAVVRLESRLRRGKDRRKVHYGEKTPVSLAEATAVAPPERAFRNNHAPAEPHQHDAGDDDRDHQPGRVVRTKEHQATPMSVDDALYEMELVGHDFFLFYDKQTERPSVVYRRHAYDYGLIRLS
- the lpqB gene encoding MtrAB system accessory lipoprotein LpqB, encoding MRRELDCPAPQRAVSARIVVGRKLLVALLAVLLAGCAGIPSTSAPQAIGTVERPAPSNLPKPTPGMDPDVLLREFLKATADPANRHLAARQFLTQSASNAWDDAGSALLIDHVVFVETRGAERVSATMRADILGSLSDVGVFETAEGVLPDPGPIELVKTSGGWRIDKLPNGVFLDWQQFQSTYKRNTLYFADPTGKTVVPDPRYVAVSDHDQLPTELISKLLAGPRPEMAHTVRNLLAPPLRLRGPVTRADGGKNGIGRGYGGARIDLQKLSTTDPHSRQLLAAQIIWTLARADIRGPYVIYADGAPLDDRFAEGWTTSDVAATDPGAADGAGAGLHALINGSLVGLDGQRTTTVNGAFGRMGDQTLAALSRSGRQVASVVTLHRGAPDMAESLWIGDLGGEAVQSADGHSLTRPSWALDDAVWVVVDGNNVLRAIQEPASGQPARLPVDSGAVASKFPGPISDLQLSRDGTRAAMVIGGMVVLAGVEQTQAGQYALTYPRRLGFGLGNSVVSLYWRTGDDMVVTRNDLAHPVSYVNLDGVNSDAPAHGLQIPLTAIAANPSTVYVAAPQGVLQYSASAPESQQTWSDVPGLMTGGAAPVLPG